From a single Streptomyces sp. NBC_00237 genomic region:
- a CDS encoding GNAT family N-acetyltransferase, whose protein sequence is MTIEIRPATVFEDVRTLVGPKSPTANVCWCLSYRIPSQLNNSLVGPARGEYVAGLCRKEPPPGVLAYDTAGGGDAEPVGWAAVAPRADTTFAHSRKIPHVDDLPVWSLWCVRVRPGHRKKGLTHALIAGAVEFARAQGAPVIEAYPLDNGDARVDLTMAYAGLRKNFERAGFTHAADTTSVLAGHPRVLMRRELRGS, encoded by the coding sequence ATGACCATCGAGATCCGCCCCGCCACGGTCTTCGAGGACGTCCGCACGCTGGTCGGCCCGAAGTCCCCGACCGCCAACGTCTGTTGGTGCCTGAGCTACCGCATCCCGTCCCAGCTCAACAACTCCCTCGTCGGTCCCGCCCGAGGCGAGTACGTCGCCGGGCTGTGCCGCAAGGAGCCCCCGCCGGGAGTCCTCGCGTACGACACCGCCGGCGGTGGCGACGCGGAGCCGGTCGGCTGGGCGGCCGTCGCACCGCGCGCCGACACGACCTTCGCGCACAGCCGCAAGATTCCGCACGTGGACGACCTGCCGGTCTGGTCGCTGTGGTGCGTACGGGTGCGCCCCGGCCACCGCAAGAAGGGTCTGACGCACGCGCTCATCGCGGGGGCCGTCGAGTTCGCCCGCGCCCAGGGGGCTCCGGTGATCGAGGCGTACCCGCTCGACAACGGCGACGCCCGGGTCGACCTGACGATGGCGTACGCGGGGCTCCGCAAGAACTTCGAGCGTGCGGGCTTCACTCATGCCGCCGACACCACCTCGGTACTGGCCGGTCACCCCCGGGTTCTCATGCGCCGTGAACTGCGCGGAAGTTGA
- the nadE gene encoding ammonia-dependent NAD(+) synthetase → MTEQAPTSVQQEIARDLHVGASFDAPQEIEKRVAFLADQLTSTGLRSLVLGISGGVDSTTAGRLCQLAVERVREGGGDATFYAMRLPYGTQADEKDAQRALEFIQADEVLTVDVKGASDASLDALLAGGTVFRDAHQQDFVHGNIKARQRMIAQFAVAGARSGLVVGTDHAAEAVSGFFTKFGDGAADVVPLTGLTKRRVRAVGAELGAPAELVSKVPTADLETLDPGKADEDALGVTYDQIDDFLEGKPVDAAAYDIIVRRYRATEHKRQLPIAP, encoded by the coding sequence GTGACCGAGCAGGCGCCCACGTCCGTGCAGCAGGAAATCGCCCGGGATCTGCACGTCGGCGCGTCCTTCGACGCGCCGCAGGAGATCGAGAAGCGGGTCGCCTTCCTCGCGGACCAGCTGACCTCCACCGGTCTGCGCTCTCTGGTGCTGGGCATCAGCGGCGGCGTGGACTCCACGACCGCGGGCCGCCTCTGCCAGCTCGCCGTCGAGCGGGTGCGGGAGGGCGGCGGGGACGCCACCTTCTACGCGATGCGGTTGCCGTACGGCACGCAGGCCGACGAGAAGGACGCCCAGCGCGCGCTGGAGTTCATCCAGGCCGACGAAGTGCTCACGGTGGACGTGAAGGGCGCGAGTGACGCGTCGTTGGACGCACTGCTGGCCGGAGGCACCGTCTTCCGCGACGCCCACCAGCAGGACTTCGTGCACGGCAACATCAAGGCCAGACAGCGCATGATCGCCCAGTTCGCGGTCGCGGGCGCCCGGAGCGGCCTCGTCGTGGGCACCGACCACGCCGCCGAGGCGGTCTCCGGCTTCTTCACGAAGTTCGGCGACGGCGCGGCCGACGTGGTGCCGTTGACCGGCCTGACCAAGCGGCGCGTGCGGGCCGTGGGTGCGGAGCTCGGCGCGCCCGCCGAGCTGGTCAGCAAGGTGCCGACCGCCGACCTGGAGACGCTGGACCCCGGCAAGGCCGACGAGGACGCGCTCGGGGTCACGTACGACCAGATCGACGACTTCCTGGAGGGCAAGCCGGTCGATGCCGCCGCGTACGACATCATCGTGCGCCGCTACCGGGCCACCGAGCACAAGCGTCAGCTGCCGATCGCACCCTGA
- a CDS encoding NUDIX hydrolase, which produces MDLRLAAYAVCIEGGRVVLAHAVKPDGQQTWTLPGGRVEGGEDPFDAVIREVAEETGLDAAVERLLGVDSRTVPAAERRTPGLPALHNVGVFYRVRVTGGHLRPEPNGETAESVWTPLAAVPRLIRSSLVDVGLALERDAPSSGHVAPVPVGGLVEH; this is translated from the coding sequence ATGGACCTGCGACTGGCGGCGTACGCCGTGTGCATCGAGGGCGGTCGGGTAGTCCTCGCCCACGCCGTGAAGCCGGACGGCCAACAGACCTGGACCCTCCCCGGCGGCCGGGTCGAGGGCGGCGAGGACCCGTTCGACGCCGTGATCCGCGAGGTCGCCGAGGAGACCGGCCTCGACGCCGCAGTCGAACGCCTGCTGGGTGTTGACTCCCGCACCGTCCCCGCGGCGGAACGCCGCACCCCCGGCCTCCCCGCCCTCCACAACGTCGGCGTCTTCTACCGGGTCCGCGTCACCGGCGGCCACCTCCGCCCCGAACCGAACGGCGAGACCGCCGAGTCCGTCTGGACGCCGCTCGCGGCCGTGCCCCGGCTCATCCGCTCCTCCCTCGTGGACGTCGGCCTCGCCCTGGAGCGGGATGCCCCGTCGTCCGGCCACGTCGCCCCGGTTCCGGTCGGCGGACTGGTCGAACACTGA
- a CDS encoding ABC transporter ATP-binding protein has translation MEDATLLDMARRIPTALAQTARLAWSVDRRMVLTVLVCQVLSGIGTAIMLTAVAKALPHLFTASSPAAALDSAWPALVVAGVAQAAGSAAWIAADWATRRLNPQVASAADLTIVDLHMRAELSAYDQEGFKDRSQAAEIGAARAVDLADDAKTFTNGLVQLVSAASVLTLLHPVLLIVLLLSVVPKGLGGVIAARIDYRVHDRTISARTVRGMMRWWLTTAELADELRANTMREYLHFWYRTMCDRVEGRELEGAGPYLRITALAAALSGFFVLGMWASLAALVLSGHMALAVAGTAIVASQTSGRALNSIIRYGTVMFHHGLYLSDYHEFLDEVRNSTTDRGTSLVHRPPHTIRLDDVGFTYPHKEVPALHPLSLTLRRGEVIAIVGENGAGKSTLVRLITGLTLPTSGRLLWDTTDLAEADAESVWQHVGLVPQKNGHWPLAARENITLGQQREEDDTRVWESAESVGMAETLRALPDELNTLLARSVWGGHELSGGQWQRLACARALYRSPGVLVLDEPTSEMDPRGEHEIFRALRETAHDRITLVVTHRLDNVRMADRVIVLDKGRIREEGTFDDLVTREGSLLGELYALSKDR, from the coding sequence ATGGAGGACGCCACCCTCCTCGACATGGCCCGGCGCATTCCGACCGCGCTGGCGCAGACCGCCAGGCTGGCCTGGTCGGTGGATCGCCGCATGGTGCTCACCGTGCTGGTCTGCCAGGTGCTGTCCGGGATCGGTACGGCGATCATGCTGACCGCCGTGGCCAAGGCCCTTCCCCACCTCTTCACGGCGTCGAGCCCCGCTGCCGCACTCGACTCGGCATGGCCCGCGCTGGTCGTCGCGGGAGTGGCGCAGGCGGCGGGTTCGGCGGCCTGGATCGCCGCCGACTGGGCCACCCGCCGCCTCAACCCCCAGGTGGCCTCCGCCGCCGACCTCACCATCGTCGACCTCCACATGCGGGCCGAGTTGAGCGCGTACGACCAGGAAGGCTTCAAGGACCGCAGCCAGGCCGCCGAGATCGGGGCGGCCCGGGCGGTGGACCTCGCGGACGACGCGAAGACCTTCACCAACGGTCTCGTCCAATTGGTCTCCGCCGCCTCGGTGTTGACCTTGCTCCACCCTGTCCTGCTGATCGTCCTGCTCCTCTCGGTCGTGCCGAAGGGCCTCGGCGGGGTGATCGCGGCGCGGATCGACTACCGGGTTCACGACCGTACGATTTCCGCCCGTACCGTGCGCGGAATGATGCGGTGGTGGCTGACCACCGCCGAACTCGCCGACGAACTGCGCGCGAACACCATGCGGGAATACCTGCATTTCTGGTACCGCACCATGTGCGACCGGGTCGAGGGGCGGGAACTGGAAGGCGCGGGGCCCTACCTCCGCATCACCGCGCTCGCCGCCGCCCTCTCCGGATTCTTCGTCCTCGGGATGTGGGCTTCGCTCGCGGCACTCGTCCTCAGCGGCCACATGGCGCTCGCCGTCGCCGGAACCGCGATCGTCGCGTCGCAGACGTCCGGCCGGGCGCTGAACTCGATCATTCGCTACGGGACGGTGATGTTCCACCACGGCCTCTATCTCAGCGATTACCACGAGTTCCTGGACGAAGTAAGGAACTCGACCACGGACCGAGGCACTTCCCTCGTCCACCGCCCCCCGCACACCATCCGCCTCGACGACGTCGGATTCACCTACCCCCACAAGGAAGTGCCCGCCCTGCACCCCCTTTCCCTCACTCTCCGACGCGGCGAGGTCATCGCGATCGTCGGCGAGAACGGGGCGGGCAAATCCACCCTCGTCCGTCTGATCACCGGCCTGACCCTGCCCACCTCGGGCCGCCTCCTCTGGGACACGACGGACCTCGCGGAGGCGGACGCGGAGTCGGTGTGGCAACACGTTGGCCTGGTCCCCCAGAAGAACGGTCACTGGCCGCTCGCCGCACGGGAGAACATCACGCTCGGCCAACAGCGCGAAGAGGACGACACCCGCGTGTGGGAATCGGCGGAGTCCGTCGGCATGGCCGAAACCCTGCGCGCGCTTCCTGACGAACTGAACACGCTTCTGGCCCGCTCGGTGTGGGGCGGCCACGAACTGTCCGGCGGCCAGTGGCAGCGCCTCGCCTGTGCCCGGGCCCTCTACCGGAGCCCCGGCGTCCTCGTCCTCGACGAACCCACCAGCGAGATGGATCCCCGGGGCGAGCACGAGATCTTCCGCGCGCTGCGGGAGACGGCCCACGACCGGATCACGCTGGTGGTGACGCACCGCCTGGACAACGTACGGATGGCGGACCGCGTGATCGTCCTCGACAAGGGCCGCATCCGCGAGGAGGGCACGTTCGACGACCTGGTCACGAGGGAGGGCAGCCTGCTGGGCGAGCTGTACGCCCTGTCCAAGGACCGCTGA
- a CDS encoding DUF6461 domain-containing protein, producing MNFRTSRASPATAADYRWIRDPASAFARALAGGYTLTFVRGVTPAELADRQRDPSPTGVLGVPGEGGDWALALHLHDGRTGIRPHALEALSAGSRAVSHTTDTDLPTDHFHWYEDGRLRTAFEWPTDRSGSTPDALNDVLAEVGFDLTEVDDLVGGFTVDVDQKAAVFALTERLTGVRVTEELLTRLSPRRSPPET from the coding sequence ATGAACTTCCGTACGAGTCGCGCGAGTCCCGCCACCGCCGCCGACTACCGCTGGATACGCGACCCCGCCTCCGCGTTCGCCCGCGCGCTGGCGGGCGGCTACACCCTGACGTTCGTACGGGGCGTGACGCCCGCCGAACTGGCCGACCGGCAGCGGGACCCGTCCCCCACGGGGGTGCTCGGCGTGCCGGGGGAGGGCGGGGACTGGGCCCTCGCCCTGCATCTCCATGACGGCCGTACGGGCATACGACCCCACGCCCTGGAAGCGCTCTCCGCCGGTTCGCGGGCCGTCTCGCACACGACCGACACCGACCTGCCCACGGACCACTTCCACTGGTACGAGGACGGTCGGCTCCGCACCGCCTTCGAGTGGCCCACGGACCGCTCCGGTTCGACCCCCGACGCGCTGAACGACGTACTGGCGGAGGTCGGCTTCGACCTCACGGAGGTCGACGACCTGGTGGGCGGGTTCACCGTCGACGTCGACCAGAAGGCAGCCGTCTTCGCGCTCACCGAGCGGCTGACCGGAGTGCGGGTCACCGAGGAGCTGCTGACGAGACTGTCCCCGCGCCGCTCCCCTCCGGAGACGTAA
- a CDS encoding VOC family protein, which yields MTSKFTELSIDCADPVGLARFWCAVLGYEVQAKEGEDEYISIGSSEVPEGIDRPGPVPPTLAFVRVPESKTVKNRLHIDVNPTDTSQDEEVRRLLGLGARPADVGQTGEESWVTLADPEGNEFCVLATRRP from the coding sequence ATGACCAGCAAGTTCACCGAGCTCTCGATCGACTGCGCCGACCCCGTCGGACTCGCCCGGTTCTGGTGCGCGGTCCTCGGCTACGAAGTGCAGGCCAAGGAGGGCGAGGACGAGTACATCTCGATCGGCTCGTCCGAGGTGCCCGAGGGGATCGACCGGCCGGGTCCCGTACCGCCGACGCTGGCGTTCGTCCGCGTGCCCGAGAGCAAGACCGTCAAGAACAGGCTCCACATCGACGTCAACCCCACCGACACCAGCCAGGACGAAGAGGTCCGCCGCCTGCTCGGGCTCGGCGCCCGCCCCGCCGACGTCGGCCAGACGGGCGAGGAGAGCTGGGTGACGCTCGCAGATCCGGAGGGCAACGAATTCTGCGTACTGGCGACGCGCCGCCCCTGA
- a CDS encoding lysophospholipid acyltransferase family protein produces the protein MQESVGEISDNALRGLTSWLADSYFRVETSGIENVPESGPVILVANHSGAWALDGFILNEVLDRELERQVDIMASSLVFRFPVLASTARKAGIFDNDPTVGLSRLESGKAVGLFPEGFAGVRKPFRQRYRLRTFSTGFAVTAMRAGAPVVPVSIVGAEEAYPKLGEVDFLARLTGLPYFPVTTLLPLPSKWLISFGEPIPVPVRSDSFAERAAAARLLCDEAQATVQKMVDRDRARRASPFH, from the coding sequence GTGCAGGAGTCGGTAGGCGAAATCAGCGACAACGCGTTGCGGGGGCTGACGTCCTGGCTCGCCGACTCGTACTTCCGGGTGGAGACCTCCGGAATCGAGAACGTTCCGGAATCGGGGCCGGTGATACTGGTCGCCAATCATTCCGGAGCGTGGGCGCTGGACGGTTTCATCCTGAATGAGGTGCTGGACCGCGAGCTGGAGCGGCAGGTCGACATCATGGCGTCCAGCCTGGTGTTCAGGTTTCCGGTCCTCGCCTCGACCGCGCGAAAGGCCGGGATCTTCGACAACGACCCGACGGTGGGACTGAGTCGGCTGGAAAGCGGAAAGGCCGTCGGGCTGTTCCCCGAGGGATTCGCGGGGGTCCGCAAGCCGTTCCGGCAGCGGTACCGGCTGCGTACGTTCAGTACGGGATTCGCCGTGACCGCGATGCGGGCGGGAGCACCGGTCGTACCCGTGTCGATCGTCGGCGCGGAAGAGGCGTATCCGAAACTCGGCGAGGTCGACTTCCTGGCGCGGCTGACCGGGCTGCCCTATTTCCCGGTCACCACGCTGCTGCCGTTGCCGTCGAAATGGCTGATCTCCTTCGGGGAGCCGATTCCGGTTCCCGTACGGTCGGATTCCTTCGCCGAACGAGCGGCGGCGGCCCGGCTGTTGTGCGACGAGGCGCAGGCGACGGTGCAGAAGATGGTGGACCGGGACAGGGCCAGGCGGGCTTCTCCGTTCCACTGA
- a CDS encoding acyl carrier protein: MSTSAQLDTQDTRGTLEIVTGLLVEKFEADPAAVRELTPMTDLLIDSLMVVEMAITLQDELGVKLGEEDLRDLTLGEFVSRVDERRARA; encoded by the coding sequence ATGAGCACGTCTGCGCAGCTGGACACCCAGGACACCCGAGGCACCCTGGAAATCGTCACGGGCCTTCTCGTCGAGAAGTTCGAGGCCGACCCCGCCGCCGTGCGGGAACTGACGCCGATGACCGACCTCCTGATCGACTCCCTCATGGTGGTCGAGATGGCCATCACCCTCCAGGACGAACTGGGCGTCAAGCTCGGTGAAGAGGACCTCCGCGACCTCACGCTCGGCGAGTTCGTCTCCCGCGTCGACGAACGGAGGGCGCGCGCGTGA
- a CDS encoding beta-ketoacyl synthase: protein MKPAFAPVVTGIGLVTAAGPDRDTTWAAVREGRPTAAPDPRLHDLPVSLTCRVPALDHPVLRQRGSASLDPVARLGLAATAQALEHADLDPSAWDGSRVAVVTGHGTGGVHSEQTAAARLADRGPGSVSAYFLTGYLINMAGANIALRFGITGPTTALSTACASGTTALGTARDLLATGQCDIAVVCGAEFPLTRLVVTGFTQLGALSNHSSRPFDAARDGFVIAEGAGTLILERPEHAAARGARPLARLIGYGASTDAHHLVAPHPEGRGAERAVRAALADAGLLPEDVDHINAHGTSTPRNDEVEGALLRRVFPHRPPVTSAKGSLGHTMGAAGVIEAALTVLALREDVVPPTAGLTELDKALDIDVVMGAERAHASSIALSTSFGFGGHNAAVVLARA, encoded by the coding sequence GTGAAGCCCGCGTTCGCCCCGGTCGTGACCGGCATCGGACTGGTCACCGCCGCGGGGCCCGACCGGGACACCACCTGGGCCGCGGTCCGCGAGGGCCGTCCCACCGCCGCGCCCGACCCGCGCCTCCACGACCTCCCCGTCTCCCTCACCTGCCGGGTTCCGGCCCTGGACCACCCCGTCCTGCGCCAACGCGGCTCGGCGTCCCTCGACCCCGTCGCCCGCCTCGGCCTCGCCGCGACCGCGCAGGCCCTGGAACACGCCGACCTGGACCCCTCGGCCTGGGACGGCTCCCGGGTCGCGGTCGTCACCGGACACGGCACCGGAGGGGTGCACTCCGAGCAGACGGCCGCCGCCCGGCTCGCCGACCGTGGCCCCGGCAGCGTCTCCGCGTACTTCCTCACCGGATACCTGATCAACATGGCGGGCGCGAACATCGCCCTGCGCTTCGGGATCACGGGCCCGACGACAGCCCTCTCCACGGCCTGCGCCTCCGGCACCACCGCGCTCGGCACCGCCCGCGACCTCCTGGCCACCGGGCAGTGCGACATCGCGGTCGTCTGCGGTGCGGAGTTCCCGCTGACCCGCCTCGTCGTCACGGGCTTCACCCAGCTCGGCGCGCTGTCCAACCACTCCTCGCGGCCCTTCGACGCGGCCCGCGACGGCTTCGTGATCGCGGAGGGCGCGGGCACGCTGATCCTGGAGCGCCCCGAACACGCGGCCGCGCGCGGTGCCCGGCCCCTGGCGCGCCTCATCGGTTACGGAGCCTCCACGGACGCGCACCACCTGGTGGCCCCGCACCCGGAGGGCCGGGGCGCGGAACGGGCGGTCCGCGCGGCACTGGCCGACGCCGGACTCCTCCCCGAGGACGTCGACCACATCAACGCGCACGGGACGTCGACGCCGCGCAACGACGAGGTGGAGGGGGCGCTGCTGCGGCGCGTCTTCCCGCACCGCCCGCCGGTCACGTCCGCGAAGGGTTCCCTCGGCCACACGATGGGCGCGGCAGGGGTGATCGAGGCGGCCCTCACGGTGCTCGCGCTGCGGGAGGACGTGGTGCCGCCGACGGCGGGACTGACCGAGCTGGACAAGGCCCTGGACATCGACGTCGTCATGGGCGCGGAGCGGGCCCACGCCTCGTCGATCGCCCTGAGCACGTCCTTCGGATTCGGGGGGCACAACGCGGCGGTGGTGCTGGCGAGGGCGTGA
- a CDS encoding alpha/beta fold hydrolase has translation MPHFTAPDGTRLAFHVRGEGTPLLCLPGGPMRASAYLGDLGGLSDHRQLHLLDLRGTGASAIPADPTTYRCDRQVDDVEAWREHLGLDRVDVLSHSASGDLALLYAARYPHRIRTLTFVTARARALGIDFTGQQRREAAELRAAEPWYGQGRAAYDAVWSGTVTDEEFEAALPFFYGRWDGAARAHAASDVEQSNESAADAYATDGAFAPAPTRAVLAALDVPVLVLAGELDGGPRPQVAAEVAKLFPRAELAVQPGAAHYPWLDDPRHFVSTVAAFLGQGIPERTDDA, from the coding sequence ATGCCTCATTTCACCGCGCCCGACGGTACGCGACTCGCCTTCCACGTACGGGGTGAGGGCACGCCCCTGCTCTGCCTGCCCGGCGGGCCGATGCGCGCCTCCGCCTACCTCGGAGACCTCGGCGGACTCTCGGACCACCGGCAGCTGCACCTCCTCGACCTGCGCGGAACCGGTGCCTCCGCAATCCCGGCCGACCCGACGACGTACCGCTGCGACCGACAGGTCGACGACGTCGAGGCATGGCGCGAGCACCTCGGTCTCGACCGCGTCGACGTCCTCTCGCACTCCGCGAGCGGCGACCTCGCCCTCCTGTACGCGGCCCGGTACCCGCACCGCATCCGCACCCTGACCTTCGTCACGGCCCGTGCCCGTGCCCTCGGCATCGACTTCACCGGGCAGCAGCGCAGGGAGGCGGCCGAACTGCGGGCGGCGGAGCCGTGGTACGGACAGGGGCGCGCGGCGTACGACGCGGTGTGGTCGGGGACGGTGACCGACGAGGAGTTCGAGGCGGCGCTCCCCTTCTTCTACGGACGTTGGGACGGGGCAGCGCGGGCGCACGCGGCGTCGGACGTCGAGCAGAGCAACGAGTCGGCGGCGGACGCGTATGCGACGGACGGCGCGTTCGCCCCTGCGCCGACCAGGGCGGTACTCGCCGCCTTGGACGTGCCCGTGCTCGTACTGGCCGGAGAACTCGACGGCGGACCGCGCCCGCAGGTCGCCGCCGAGGTCGCGAAGCTGTTCCCGCGCGCGGAGCTGGCGGTCCAGCCGGGAGCCGCCCACTATCCGTGGCTCGACGATCCGCGCCACTTCGTCAGCACGGTCGCGGCGTTTCTCGGGCAGGGGATCCCGGAGCGGACCGACGACGCCTGA
- a CDS encoding maleylpyruvate isomerase N-terminal domain-containing protein, translating into MDLFSYTWAALRATVADLADGDFARPSGCEGWLVQDLVCHLIIDAQDVLITLATPATGEPTRNELTYWDVTGTPPTGEDPLDALTVRLAAAYQDPALLKFHLDDIGSAAGRAGELVDRASCVGTRGEVLTADDYLSTYVMEWTLHHLDLVAHLPASAARPPAEGLARSRSMLERIAGAAFPASFTDEDALLVGTGRRAPTEQERAELGGLGERLPFVLG; encoded by the coding sequence GTGGATCTCTTCTCGTACACTTGGGCAGCGCTGCGCGCCACGGTCGCCGACCTCGCCGACGGGGACTTCGCACGGCCGTCCGGCTGCGAGGGATGGCTGGTACAGGACCTCGTCTGTCACCTGATCATCGACGCGCAGGACGTGCTGATCACCCTGGCGACTCCCGCCACCGGCGAGCCGACCCGCAACGAGCTGACCTACTGGGACGTCACCGGCACCCCGCCGACCGGCGAGGACCCGCTCGACGCCCTCACGGTCCGGCTGGCCGCCGCGTACCAGGACCCCGCCCTGCTCAAGTTCCACCTGGACGACATCGGTTCGGCGGCAGGGCGGGCCGGAGAGCTCGTCGACCGGGCGTCATGCGTCGGCACCCGAGGCGAGGTGCTCACCGCCGACGACTACCTCTCCACGTACGTCATGGAGTGGACGCTCCACCACCTCGACCTCGTCGCCCACCTCCCGGCGAGTGCGGCCCGGCCGCCCGCCGAGGGGCTCGCGAGGTCGAGGTCGATGCTGGAGCGGATCGCGGGGGCGGCGTTCCCCGCGTCCTTCACCGACGAGGACGCGCTGCTGGTGGGCACGGGACGGCGCGCGCCGACGGAGCAGGAGCGGGCGGAGCTGGGCGGACTGGGGGAGCGGCTGCCGTTCGTGCTGGGCTGA
- a CDS encoding Imm49 family immunity protein, with protein MRDVACHGVDEQRIAPALEDVEGRAFGYWYSATYGSSGLCGLQRMCLYLTEATGHLPRDWPSVTPRKPDATERASAAAELDAAAVSTPNQRPLRVLLEGDRRLLEAALTDRLVRLSEDAPADAPVRSLLPLATISLAPLAVQLQGWALGVTSGYLPQGLVTGSEVRRNKAEGSGAGPE; from the coding sequence GTGCGGGACGTCGCGTGTCACGGAGTCGACGAGCAGCGCATCGCCCCGGCGCTGGAGGACGTCGAAGGGCGGGCGTTCGGGTACTGGTACTCGGCGACGTACGGGAGTTCTGGCCTGTGCGGCCTCCAACGGATGTGCCTCTACCTCACCGAGGCCACCGGCCACCTCCCCCGCGACTGGCCCTCCGTCACTCCGCGCAAGCCCGACGCCACTGAACGAGCCTCCGCAGCAGCTGAGTTGGATGCAGCCGCCGTTTCGACCCCGAACCAGCGGCCGCTGCGCGTGCTCCTGGAGGGCGATCGGCGCCTCTTAGAGGCCGCTCTGACGGACCGTCTGGTACGGCTCTCCGAGGACGCCCCTGCCGACGCGCCCGTCCGTAGCCTGCTTCCGCTGGCCACAATCTCCCTGGCCCCATTGGCCGTTCAGCTCCAGGGGTGGGCGCTGGGCGTCACGTCCGGCTATCTGCCGCAGGGGCTCGTAACGGGCTCCGAAGTAAGGCGGAACAAGGCCGAGGGGAGTGGTGCGGGCCCGGAGTGA
- a CDS encoding lipase family protein: protein MATRTASKDTDVRRKGKARRPERRHASGAAAPAVQEVQEAQGASGVPEVPAAPSGRTDPELLIAASVLLAEAALAAKQAGAEMTAAASSWRVGLNALKRPLWALGTVASTAKALTNPSGLGFIANGGLFGEAARSAAAVVRLRPTPVAMAVDAFALRIEAAAIEHPNLAAPLAKDLTDALVAGRRLDAIRAARRLVDLMGVTRALTTVSPVAMELFALIALLDENPGNDGFAWVTLAGGVPTTEPFLGLPAGLIRHLNPGPGRAERAEPDAILERCLTRSSNEIVSYIDDIAALGNHGLVLLRRIQCTDGSVRHVLLLPGTSFGLLRNSTTQDIVGAFDAALRTDTTYARAAKHLLLRAGVPVGSDLMVVGHSLGGITAMNLATDLDLVSTYRLTHIVTVGSPIDNKRPADPRTQVISLVNKYDVIPHLDGRGPSSPNDIPEQWVELAWLDDTYDYPLSHAPQSYSGTLRNAMPQHREHVNSLITDYDGEIVGNQPYLLLDR, encoded by the coding sequence ATGGCAACCCGTACGGCCAGTAAAGACACCGACGTACGGCGCAAGGGGAAGGCAAGGCGCCCTGAGCGGCGGCACGCGAGCGGTGCCGCCGCGCCCGCCGTGCAGGAGGTGCAGGAGGCCCAGGGGGCGTCGGGCGTGCCGGAAGTTCCCGCCGCGCCGTCCGGCCGCACCGACCCCGAACTCCTCATCGCCGCCTCGGTGTTGCTCGCCGAGGCCGCACTCGCCGCCAAGCAGGCCGGAGCGGAGATGACCGCCGCCGCCTCCAGCTGGCGGGTCGGTCTCAACGCGCTCAAGCGGCCCCTGTGGGCGCTCGGCACCGTGGCCTCCACCGCCAAGGCGCTCACCAACCCCTCCGGGCTCGGCTTCATCGCCAACGGCGGGCTCTTCGGCGAGGCCGCCCGCTCGGCCGCCGCCGTCGTTCGGCTCAGGCCGACCCCCGTCGCCATGGCCGTCGACGCCTTCGCCCTGCGCATCGAGGCCGCCGCCATCGAGCACCCCAACCTCGCTGCGCCCCTGGCCAAGGACCTCACCGACGCACTCGTCGCGGGCCGCCGCCTCGACGCGATCCGCGCCGCACGCCGACTGGTCGACCTCATGGGCGTCACACGCGCCCTGACCACGGTCAGCCCCGTCGCCATGGAGCTGTTCGCGCTGATCGCCCTGCTCGACGAGAACCCCGGCAACGACGGCTTCGCCTGGGTGACCCTGGCGGGCGGCGTCCCCACCACGGAACCGTTCCTCGGGCTCCCCGCCGGACTGATCCGCCACCTCAACCCCGGCCCCGGCCGCGCCGAACGCGCCGAGCCCGACGCCATCCTGGAGCGCTGCCTCACCCGCTCCAGCAACGAGATCGTCAGCTACATCGACGACATCGCCGCCCTCGGTAACCACGGTCTCGTCCTGCTGCGCCGCATCCAGTGCACCGACGGCTCCGTACGGCACGTCCTGCTGCTGCCCGGTACCAGTTTCGGCCTGCTGCGCAACAGCACCACCCAGGACATCGTCGGCGCCTTCGACGCGGCACTGCGCACCGACACGACGTACGCGCGCGCCGCGAAGCACCTGCTGCTGCGTGCGGGCGTCCCGGTCGGCTCGGACCTGATGGTGGTCGGGCACAGCCTCGGCGGGATCACCGCGATGAACCTCGCCACGGACCTCGACCTGGTCTCCACGTACCGGCTCACCCACATCGTCACCGTCGGCTCGCCCATCGACAACAAGCGTCCCGCCGACCCCCGCACCCAGGTCATCAGCCTCGTCAACAAGTACGACGTCATCCCCCACCTCGACGGCCGAGGCCCCTCCTCCCCGAACGACATCCCGGAGCAGTGGGTCGAACTGGCCTGGCTGGACGACACGTACGACTACCCGCTGTCCCACGCGCCCCAGTCGTACTCCGGCACGCTTCGCAACGCGATGCCCCAGCACCGCGAGCACGTCAACTCGCTGATCACGGACTACGACGGCGAGATCGTCGGCAACCAGCCGTACCTGCTCCTCGACAGGTAG